The DNA region TCGCCATTGCGCTCGATTCGCCGGCGCTACGGGCCAAGGCGCTGTTCCGCTTCGCCTTCTTCGCGCCCGTGGTCGTGGGCGCGGTGGCCTACTCGGCGGTGTTCCGCCTCATGCTCAACACCGACTTCGGCGTGGTGAACGCCGCGCTGCGCGCCGTGGGTGCAGGCGCGGTCGACTGGCTCAACCAGCCGGTGCCCGCCATGATTGCCATCATCGCCGCACTCACCTGGCGCTGGACCGGATACAACGCGGTCATCATCATGGCGGGGCTCCAGGGCATTGCGCCCGAGCTGTACGAGGCGGCGCGCATCGATGGCGCGTCATCGTGGCAGCAGCTGCGCTACATCACGCTGGCGGGGTTGCGGCCGGTGCTGGTGTTCTGCGCCGTGCTCAGCATCATCGGCACGCTGCAGCTGTTCACCGAGCCCTTTCTCATCACCCAGGGCGGGCCGGGCAACGCCACCACCACGCTGGGCGTGTACCTCTACAAGCAGGGCTTTCGCAGCTACAACTTCGGCTACGCCTCCACCGTGGCGTACGCGGTGGCGGCCCTTGCCGCCATCTTCTCGGCGTTGCAGGCGCGCTGGCTGAGGAGCGAGCCATGAGGAAGAGCAATCTCAAGCTGCACCTCGTGATGGTGCCCTGGGCGCTGCTCTGGCTCGCGCCGCTGTGGCTCATGGCGGTGTACGCCACGCTTCCCGACACCGCCATCTTCAGCAGCACGGCCCGCCTGCTGCCTGGGGGCGATCTCATGGCGAATCTGCGCGCGCTGCAGGCCGATACCGATTTTGCGCGCGCCTTCTTCAACAGCGTTGCGGTCTCGGTGATCTACACCGCACTGGCGCTGCTGGTGACGAGCATGGCGGGCTACGCCTTTGCCTGCTACCGATTTCGGGGAAACGGCCTGCTCTTCGCGGGGGTGCTCGCCACCCTCACGGTGCCGTGGTTCGTGCTGGCCATCCCCCAGTACATCCTCGTCGCGCGCGATCTGCACCTCACCAACACGTGGGCGGCGATCATCGTCCCGGCGCTGGCCAGCTCGCTGGGGGTCTTCTTCATGCGCCAGACCTTCCTCAGCCTGCATCCGGCGCTGCTCGACGCGGCACGGGTCGATGGCGCGGGAGAGACGCGCATCTTCTTCCGCGTCGCCCTGCCGCTGGTGCGCCCGTCACTGGCGGCGCTGGGTCTCATTCTCTTCCTCGCGTCGTGGAACGATTATCTCTGGCCTCTTCTCGTGCTCAACGAGAAGGAGATGTACACCGCGCCGGTGGCGCTGGGCACGCTCATCGGCCTCACCCGGGTATCGTGGGGCGCCATCATGGCCGGTGCCCTCGTCATGACCACCCCGCTGCTCGTGCTGTTCATGCTCCTGCAGCGACACTTTCTCGCCGGCATCAGCGCCGGCGCCGTGAAGGACTGACAACACATGCTGGGCGTCTGCTACTATCCCGAGCACTG from Pseudomonadota bacterium includes:
- a CDS encoding sugar ABC transporter permease; protein product: MTDARAPWRFLAPFGAVFAVFWAWPIAYSFYVSFLDTRGWPWTWHPGLNWGRLPHDPFFLKALANTAFILIAQVPLMLVLATALAIALDSPALRAKALFRFAFFAPVVVGAVAYSAVFRLMLNTDFGVVNAALRAVGAGAVDWLNQPVPAMIAIIAALTWRWTGYNAVIIMAGLQGIAPELYEAARIDGASSWQQLRYITLAGLRPVLVFCAVLSIIGTLQLFTEPFLITQGGPGNATTTLGVYLYKQGFRSYNFGYASTVAYAVAALAAIFSALQARWLRSEP
- a CDS encoding carbohydrate ABC transporter permease, whose translation is MRKSNLKLHLVMVPWALLWLAPLWLMAVYATLPDTAIFSSTARLLPGGDLMANLRALQADTDFARAFFNSVAVSVIYTALALLVTSMAGYAFACYRFRGNGLLFAGVLATLTVPWFVLAIPQYILVARDLHLTNTWAAIIVPALASSLGVFFMRQTFLSLHPALLDAARVDGAGETRIFFRVALPLVRPSLAALGLILFLASWNDYLWPLLVLNEKEMYTAPVALGTLIGLTRVSWGAIMAGALVMTTPLLVLFMLLQRHFLAGISAGAVKD